Proteins from a single region of Leptospira brenneri:
- a CDS encoding TonB-dependent receptor family protein yields MKSKSLKPFVFLILFFVLKFKIFSQTNAEEKDSKPQKNDGIHVIGSKKEDLKKIPGSAYIIDKKYLEEASPTDPMEALRRSPGASVRFQDAAGLTPNIGFRGVSNEESRKTLILEDGILTSLSPYGQPESYYSPSIERMERIEIIKGSGSILFGPNTIGGIVNFVTKRPPVESTFYTRNVGGENGYLSTYNSYGKSFDSSSFEVSLLRKQGNGFRNYQNFDVTEGNVKWIQDWNEKHSTTIKLGYHMQNAQSTYLGISQGLFRMDPKINPAEYDEKQLNRSQTIISHNWKLAEDHTLIIRGYFSQAERNWARQDFLSGKSLSGGYLNAPQDTLRTYSPGIIGNRPGDSIYMRESYISRDQSFMVGGVETKLESKFSTFDLKHETDLGVRIHGENNLTQTNLKKTDDPLGYLSKAIIQEESLVTNLAQTTLPNFNLNRQERKIESFAAYFQDRIQLSENWKLIPGVRYEEVRQKAITTRRQANSEDYQLGAVLPGDISVNRRSSSESRTHIIIPGLGITYDITKKFIWFSGAHKGFSPPTFGTSFSPQGNDYRLKPETSTNYETGVRGDITSYLYTELVGYKMYFRDQIINVNEVGGETGIRPANTGYSTHTGGESVIVWDPAKMQKSEWRTPIELIYSRIEAKSRSFNPFPVSQTSDGKETIEILPAYTVNNYQYISTDTTGNYLPYVPKETITLAASVSSPNGYYGRLEYQYIGKQYSDLLNTRDESEDGNKGIIPKVELWNTSLGYRSPDRWSVFINAKNIQDKQYVSGRLPTGIQPGPFRQINIGFSLEL; encoded by the coding sequence ATGAAATCTAAATCCTTAAAACCATTCGTATTTCTAATTCTATTCTTTGTGCTAAAATTCAAAATTTTTTCTCAAACAAATGCAGAAGAAAAAGATTCCAAACCACAAAAAAATGATGGGATTCATGTCATCGGGAGTAAAAAAGAAGACTTAAAAAAAATTCCAGGATCGGCATATATCATCGATAAAAAATATCTGGAAGAGGCTTCTCCTACAGATCCAATGGAAGCACTCAGAAGATCACCAGGGGCTAGTGTTCGTTTCCAGGATGCAGCAGGACTTACACCTAACATTGGTTTTAGAGGTGTCAGTAATGAAGAATCAAGGAAAACTTTAATTTTAGAAGATGGGATTCTCACTTCCCTTTCTCCTTATGGACAACCAGAAAGCTATTACTCTCCTTCCATCGAAAGAATGGAAAGGATCGAAATCATCAAGGGGTCTGGTTCCATTTTATTTGGTCCAAACACAATCGGAGGGATTGTGAACTTTGTCACCAAACGCCCCCCTGTCGAATCTACTTTTTACACAAGAAATGTAGGAGGTGAAAACGGTTATTTATCAACTTATAATTCTTATGGTAAAAGTTTTGACTCTAGTTCTTTTGAGGTCTCTTTACTTAGAAAACAAGGAAATGGATTTCGCAATTACCAAAACTTCGACGTAACAGAAGGAAATGTAAAATGGATCCAAGACTGGAATGAAAAACATAGCACAACCATCAAACTTGGTTACCATATGCAAAATGCCCAGTCCACATATTTGGGAATTTCGCAAGGACTGTTTCGTATGGATCCCAAAATCAATCCAGCGGAATATGATGAAAAACAATTAAACCGTAGCCAGACGATCATTTCTCACAACTGGAAACTGGCAGAAGACCATACGCTCATCATCCGAGGGTATTTTTCACAAGCGGAACGAAACTGGGCCAGACAAGATTTTTTATCCGGAAAATCACTTTCGGGAGGATACCTAAACGCACCACAAGATACACTTCGTACGTATTCTCCCGGAATCATTGGAAATCGTCCAGGGGATTCCATATATATGCGAGAGTCGTACATAAGCCGGGATCAATCCTTTATGGTGGGAGGTGTAGAGACAAAACTCGAATCTAAATTCTCTACTTTTGACCTCAAACATGAAACAGATTTAGGAGTTAGGATCCATGGAGAAAATAACCTAACACAAACCAATCTCAAAAAAACGGATGATCCTCTAGGTTATCTTTCAAAGGCAATCATCCAAGAAGAGTCTTTGGTTACAAACCTAGCACAAACTACATTACCAAACTTTAATCTCAATCGCCAAGAACGTAAAATCGAATCCTTTGCTGCTTACTTCCAAGATCGAATCCAACTCTCTGAAAACTGGAAACTCATCCCTGGTGTTAGATACGAAGAAGTAAGACAAAAAGCCATCACAACAAGAAGACAAGCCAATAGCGAAGATTACCAATTGGGTGCAGTTCTCCCTGGCGATATTTCCGTGAATCGTCGTAGTTCGAGTGAATCCAGAACCCATATCATCATTCCTGGACTTGGGATTACTTATGATATTACAAAAAAATTCATCTGGTTTTCAGGTGCTCATAAAGGATTCTCTCCTCCTACGTTTGGAACCTCATTTAGTCCACAAGGGAATGACTACCGTCTCAAACCAGAGACTTCCACAAACTATGAAACAGGAGTTCGAGGAGACATTACATCCTATTTGTATACAGAACTAGTAGGATACAAAATGTACTTCAGAGACCAAATCATCAACGTAAACGAAGTCGGTGGTGAAACAGGGATTCGACCCGCAAACACTGGATATTCGACACATACGGGAGGGGAATCTGTCATTGTTTGGGATCCTGCCAAAATGCAAAAATCGGAATGGAGAACTCCTATCGAACTCATTTATTCTCGAATTGAAGCAAAATCTAGAAGTTTTAATCCTTTCCCTGTTTCACAAACCAGTGATGGAAAAGAAACAATCGAAATCCTCCCAGCCTATACAGTGAATAACTACCAATACATTTCCACAGACACAACTGGTAACTACTTACCTTATGTACCAAAAGAAACCATCACTCTTGCTGCGAGTGTTTCCTCTCCTAATGGATATTATGGAAGATTGGAATACCAATATATAGGAAAACAATATTCGGACTTACTGAATACGAGAGATGAATCAGAAGATGGAAACAAAGGAATTATACCCAAAGTAGAATTATGGAATACCAGTCTCGGTTATAGATCTCCAGACAGATGGTCCGTATTCATCAACGCAAAGAACATCCAAGACAAACAATATGTTTCAGGGAGACTGCCAACAGGAATCCAACCAGGACCATTTCGCCAAATTAATATTGGTTTTAGTTTGGAACTTTGA
- a CDS encoding LBF_1199 family protein, with protein sequence MRWKASEFWKNASPTELLDFFQSIEKGEDLKSLADHMLAEDEFCDLVFEYLWLLRSEEGSKHFLNDDNLTPELLMKFIYFGYGKQFLTGNFDSNSYFLQVRTLFGSAQSLRILSLAEEMDRDPTLKIHLLSNLDPQTWEAYFDLLEEKNMTMQTLLGIFSNLRENEIRKILLNSHTLYYYLRMMMVSGIKQSAEQTEKETENRIRLESILESIRIWETFCQNLGERFNFKLEAELSPNKRNPDRLSLVLRELTKIPSLDREDVLVYMKANGAVLDVWEETTILSALGNFDRVGTYF encoded by the coding sequence ATGCGATGGAAGGCATCTGAGTTTTGGAAAAATGCATCCCCTACGGAACTATTAGATTTCTTTCAGTCCATTGAAAAAGGAGAGGATCTAAAATCTTTAGCCGATCACATGTTAGCGGAAGATGAGTTTTGTGATTTGGTCTTCGAGTATTTATGGTTACTAAGATCAGAGGAAGGTTCTAAACATTTTCTGAACGACGACAATCTAACTCCAGAACTTTTGATGAAGTTTATTTATTTTGGATATGGAAAACAGTTTTTAACCGGTAATTTTGACTCCAATTCTTATTTTTTACAAGTCCGGACTTTGTTTGGTTCTGCACAGAGTTTACGAATTTTATCTTTAGCGGAAGAAATGGATAGAGATCCCACTTTAAAGATCCATCTTTTGTCTAATTTGGATCCTCAGACCTGGGAAGCCTACTTTGATTTATTAGAAGAGAAGAATATGACAATGCAGACTCTTCTCGGTATATTTTCAAACCTTCGAGAGAACGAAATTCGTAAAATTTTACTCAATAGCCATACTCTTTATTATTATCTTAGGATGATGATGGTTTCTGGAATCAAACAGTCCGCTGAACAAACGGAAAAAGAAACCGAAAATAGAATTCGTTTAGAATCTATTTTAGAATCCATTCGTATCTGGGAAACCTTTTGTCAAAACTTGGGAGAAAGATTTAATTTTAAATTAGAAGCAGAACTTTCTCCGAACAAAAGAAACCCTGATAGGTTATCTCTTGTTTTGCGGGAGTTAACTAAAATTCCTTCTTTAGATAGGGAGGATGTTTTGGTTTATATGAAAGCCAATGGTGCCGTTTTGGATGTTTGGGAAGAAACCACAATCCTATCGGCACTTGGAAATTTTGATAGAGTCGGCACTTATTTCTAG
- a CDS encoding delta-60 repeat domain-containing protein: MDQGLSVSYVRFQVMKRLIRFSFLMLFFYSITLCKPPELTNQCDPKSESYFTASIIRYLISDSSPSCLPGFPKPAIPIWGAHSEIPSLVQIMGMAIHDNKLYLGGTFSFLGPNTGGAAILNTSNGSLVDSSSCPYLDLLSNSNVAISDERGGFYLAGNFTHIQGVAKQSLVHINSNCKLDTNFDVGTGTGGADIRDLLLAGEKIYIAGSFSTWNGSPRGYLAAVNRYSGVLDTTWVANADATVEAIAADTDGLFVAGQFTSINGSGIGRLSKISYDTGTPDLSFSPNISAGAIRTIAMGKDASNNKVIYAGGSFTAVSPANARSFEMDGNMTAWNPAPNNLVNDIITVGTKVYLIGSFNLLGATTRNYFAAVDINGSIGNEDLQLIASDSIASIAEFGGKIYILGNFTSVFGKPRRHGFSVDPTNGELSDWDPKFSSSFSYPNGKIAFSSDGSKVLVPGSFSSVNVVERSGFGSIDLTTGKATEFNPQFTGSIRYLHVRDNLMYGGGLFTSVLNQSRTNFFILNLNTLSLEGPAPTFDSNVETITTDNQYIYVGGSFTNVAGSARAYIARLALTNGTVDSWNPTADSEVYSIIAKDDKIFVAGDFNNIGAAGTDFISSLDPTNGNNLLFPSSTLFPNANVNSIATYQNQFFIGGSFINIGGQTTSRFSSFDGTTGAYTHQLLSTDSDIATIAIGENGKGIVGGYFTTINGAPKPGFVFYDFLNKKILDNNFPSEGDVYRSFAFKNILYFGGRITQVNNRPMGGFSYTDLSSF; the protein is encoded by the coding sequence ATGGACCAGGGCCTTTCAGTATCCTATGTTAGGTTCCAAGTGATGAAACGACTGATCCGATTTTCCTTTCTAATGCTTTTTTTTTACTCGATAACTTTATGCAAACCCCCTGAACTTACCAACCAGTGCGATCCAAAATCCGAATCTTATTTCACAGCCTCAATCATTCGGTATCTCATTAGCGATAGCTCTCCCTCTTGTTTGCCAGGATTTCCCAAACCCGCAATTCCCATTTGGGGAGCGCATAGCGAAATACCCTCGCTTGTCCAAATCATGGGAATGGCAATCCATGATAACAAACTTTATTTAGGTGGGACTTTCTCCTTCCTTGGACCCAATACCGGTGGGGCCGCCATTTTAAATACAAGCAACGGATCACTCGTTGATTCGAGCAGTTGTCCCTATCTAGATCTTCTATCCAATAGCAACGTTGCCATTTCCGATGAAAGAGGCGGCTTTTATCTAGCGGGAAATTTCACCCATATCCAAGGAGTCGCCAAACAAAGTTTAGTTCATATAAATTCCAATTGTAAATTAGATACAAATTTTGATGTAGGAACAGGAACTGGTGGAGCGGATATTCGCGACTTATTGTTAGCTGGTGAAAAAATCTATATTGCCGGAAGTTTTTCTACTTGGAATGGTTCCCCTCGCGGTTATTTAGCAGCAGTGAATCGCTATTCAGGCGTTTTAGATACAACTTGGGTTGCCAATGCAGATGCGACAGTAGAGGCAATCGCTGCCGATACTGACGGGTTGTTTGTGGCTGGCCAGTTCACAAGTATTAATGGAAGCGGAATTGGTAGACTTTCAAAAATCTCTTATGATACAGGTACACCAGATTTAAGTTTTTCACCAAATATAAGTGCTGGAGCCATTCGCACTATTGCAATGGGAAAAGACGCATCAAATAATAAAGTTATTTATGCCGGAGGGAGTTTTACTGCGGTTTCTCCTGCAAATGCAAGGTCGTTCGAAATGGATGGCAACATGACAGCGTGGAATCCCGCGCCAAACAATTTAGTAAATGATATTATAACAGTAGGAACAAAAGTATATCTAATCGGAAGTTTTAATTTATTAGGTGCCACTACGAGAAATTATTTTGCCGCTGTGGATATCAATGGAAGTATTGGTAACGAAGATTTACAACTAATTGCAAGCGACTCGATAGCTTCTATTGCTGAGTTTGGTGGTAAAATTTATATCCTTGGAAACTTTACTTCAGTGTTTGGCAAACCAAGACGACATGGGTTTTCTGTAGACCCAACTAACGGAGAATTATCCGATTGGGATCCAAAATTTTCTTCATCATTCTCTTACCCCAATGGAAAAATTGCCTTTTCCTCTGACGGAAGTAAGGTGTTAGTTCCAGGGAGTTTCTCAAGCGTAAATGTTGTCGAACGCAGTGGATTTGGCTCCATTGATCTGACCACAGGAAAAGCCACCGAGTTTAATCCCCAATTCACAGGTTCCATACGCTATTTACATGTTCGAGACAATCTAATGTATGGAGGTGGACTATTCACTTCTGTTCTGAATCAGTCGCGCACTAATTTCTTTATTTTAAACCTAAATACACTTTCCCTGGAAGGTCCTGCCCCCACATTCGATTCCAATGTTGAAACCATTACTACTGATAACCAATATATTTATGTCGGAGGAAGTTTTACAAATGTGGCGGGAAGTGCTCGCGCCTACATTGCTCGTTTGGCACTGACCAATGGCACAGTAGACAGCTGGAATCCCACAGCAGATAGCGAAGTTTATTCCATCATTGCGAAAGACGACAAAATATTTGTTGCAGGAGACTTTAACAATATTGGAGCAGCGGGAACAGATTTCATTTCATCATTAGATCCAACAAACGGAAACAATTTACTTTTTCCATCCTCTACCCTTTTTCCCAATGCGAATGTTAACTCCATTGCCACCTATCAGAATCAATTTTTTATCGGTGGTAGTTTTATTAATATTGGTGGACAAACAACTTCTAGGTTTAGTTCCTTTGATGGAACAACCGGTGCTTATACACACCAATTGCTTTCGACTGACAGCGACATTGCTACCATAGCGATAGGAGAGAATGGAAAAGGTATTGTGGGAGGTTATTTTACTACTATCAACGGAGCACCAAAACCAGGTTTTGTGTTTTATGATTTTTTAAATAAAAAAATTCTAGATAATAACTTTCCTTCAGAAGGAGATGTTTACCGATCTTTTGCCTTCAAAAATATTTTATACTTTGGGGGAAGAATCACCCAAGTAAACAATCGTCCCATGGGTGGTTTTTCTTATACGGATCTAAGTAGTTTCTAA
- a CDS encoding lactonase family protein, producing MNSTCDPNSSSYNQTLVILLGTGSNADFCGNKIQNPFKKIKTPRFLLVTNVGLNTATSSINVFRIESITGEITQVSGSPFQMTDRPRHTVSNESGTTVYVANIGNTSISILNLDPETGALSVKHPNVSVSTTPYSLAMDPGGKFLYASSETTQAIHRFAIDQSGNLSSLLPSTTTNNPNSGAVGRLSVDSMGRHLYAGLTSASGYSGGIQTFAMNPNTGELTPVSVIQTGQNNLSVAITPDGQYVYGANYFSNNVFSLVRDLNNGILTIYSNHSTGIAPGFTMTDSLNRFVFVANSGTGQGTISAYSIQSSNGELTSVIGSPFPSGLSPIGLSSDPLGKFLYSSNTEGGNVSGYTIGFDGSLAPISGFPVTAGINPFSIELVSY from the coding sequence TTGAATTCTACTTGTGACCCAAATTCTTCCTCTTACAACCAAACACTGGTCATTCTACTTGGTACGGGAAGTAATGCTGATTTTTGCGGAAACAAAATCCAAAACCCTTTTAAGAAAATCAAAACTCCTCGTTTTTTACTTGTAACCAATGTTGGTTTGAACACGGCTACAAGTAGTATTAATGTCTTTCGGATAGAGTCTATTACCGGAGAGATAACACAGGTTTCGGGGTCCCCATTCCAAATGACAGATAGACCTCGACATACTGTTAGCAACGAATCGGGAACCACTGTTTATGTAGCAAACATTGGGAATACTTCCATATCTATTTTAAATTTAGATCCTGAGACAGGAGCTTTATCGGTAAAACATCCAAATGTTTCTGTTTCAACTACTCCTTATTCCTTGGCTATGGATCCGGGTGGAAAATTTTTATATGCAAGTTCAGAGACAACCCAAGCAATCCATCGTTTTGCTATCGACCAGTCTGGAAATCTTTCTTCCTTACTTCCGAGTACAACAACAAATAATCCAAATTCAGGTGCCGTAGGTAGACTCTCCGTTGATTCTATGGGGAGGCATTTGTATGCGGGTCTAACTAGCGCTTCTGGATATTCGGGAGGAATTCAAACATTTGCCATGAATCCAAATACTGGAGAGTTAACTCCTGTTAGTGTGATTCAGACCGGGCAGAATAATTTATCGGTAGCTATCACTCCTGATGGGCAATATGTCTATGGAGCAAATTATTTTTCAAATAATGTATTTTCTTTGGTTCGAGATTTAAATAATGGCATACTTACCATCTATTCCAATCACTCTACTGGTATTGCGCCAGGTTTTACAATGACTGATTCATTGAATCGATTTGTTTTTGTGGCCAATAGTGGCACTGGTCAGGGGACAATTTCTGCATATTCTATTCAGTCGAGTAATGGTGAGTTAACTTCCGTTATTGGTTCTCCATTCCCATCAGGTTTAAGCCCCATTGGTCTTAGTTCTGATCCTCTTGGAAAATTTTTATATTCTTCGAATACTGAAGGCGGAAATGTTTCGGGATACACGATTGGTTTTGATGGGAGTCTTGCACCCATTTCTGGGTTTCCTGTTACTGCGGGAATCAATCCATTTTCAATTGAATTGGTATCTTATTAA
- a CDS encoding SH3 domain-containing protein, whose protein sequence is MKKQIAIIFFLLTIYHSPVLPCEPFTPVLLKPVDNSREDKDFFSFKQKLEKAVQEKNIKFIESVIDPKISFSFSEEGMGKSNFLKYWKLDKNPKNPEFWNELSQTINLGFALNDQIWSAPFLFSKTPDSIDQYTHSLIIGSVVNVRDKPSIKGKILTQLSWEFVKNEYDGTESNPNTKEPCNFKKVCISDGQVGYICEQYLRSPLAHRVGFSKKNKAWSMIFFVEGGD, encoded by the coding sequence ATGAAAAAACAAATCGCAATTATATTCTTTCTTCTAACAATTTATCATTCACCAGTTTTGCCCTGCGAACCGTTTACACCGGTCCTTTTGAAACCAGTGGATAATTCTAGAGAAGATAAAGATTTTTTTTCCTTTAAACAAAAACTAGAAAAAGCAGTTCAGGAAAAAAATATAAAGTTCATTGAATCTGTCATTGATCCAAAAATCTCTTTTTCGTTTTCAGAAGAGGGAATGGGCAAATCTAATTTTTTAAAATATTGGAAACTTGACAAAAATCCCAAAAATCCGGAATTCTGGAACGAACTTTCACAAACCATCAATCTAGGGTTTGCCTTGAATGATCAAATTTGGTCTGCACCTTTTTTATTTAGCAAAACACCTGATTCTATTGATCAGTATACTCATTCACTCATTATCGGAAGTGTTGTCAATGTTAGAGACAAACCTTCAATTAAAGGAAAAATACTAACGCAACTTAGCTGGGAATTTGTAAAAAATGAATACGATGGAACTGAATCGAACCCAAACACCAAAGAACCTTGTAACTTTAAAAAAGTATGTATTTCTGACGGACAAGTAGGATACATTTGCGAACAATATTTACGAAGCCCTCTTGCACACAGGGTTGGATTTTCTAAAAAGAACAAAGCTTGGTCGATGATTTTCTTTGTAGAAGGTGGAGACTAA
- a CDS encoding LytR/AlgR family response regulator transcription factor: MRILIVEDEVVAARGLERMLRELLGSKISSLRIEKSLIGSQCFIAENEIDLLFLDLNLDGDIGFDLLKETSAASFLTIITSGNTAEAIRAFDYGVLDFVPKPITKDRILKAIQKFQTNHLGIKTKYLGIKQDNDLSLIATKDVLYVQSFDKRVKVFKKNGDMFVHNKSLDSILRILPAYFFRIHRSYVVNTKQIHKIKTSAGGFYEVELINGMKLKMGRGYYKELKSKL; the protein is encoded by the coding sequence TTGAGAATTTTAATCGTAGAGGATGAAGTTGTGGCGGCAAGAGGGTTGGAACGAATGTTACGAGAACTTCTTGGGTCTAAAATTTCTTCTCTGCGAATTGAAAAAAGTCTGATTGGTTCGCAATGTTTTATTGCCGAAAATGAAATTGATTTATTATTTTTGGATTTGAATTTAGATGGTGATATCGGTTTTGATTTGTTAAAAGAAACATCTGCTGCTTCCTTTTTGACAATCATCACATCAGGAAATACTGCGGAAGCAATCAGAGCTTTTGATTATGGCGTTCTGGATTTTGTTCCAAAACCAATTACGAAAGACAGAATTTTGAAAGCAATTCAGAAGTTCCAAACAAATCACTTAGGAATTAAAACAAAGTACCTTGGAATCAAACAAGACAACGACTTGAGTTTAATTGCAACCAAGGATGTTTTGTATGTCCAATCCTTCGATAAACGAGTGAAGGTGTTTAAAAAAAATGGAGACATGTTTGTACATAACAAAAGTTTAGATTCTATTTTAAGAATACTTCCCGCTTATTTTTTTAGGATTCACCGCTCCTACGTAGTGAATACCAAGCAGATTCATAAAATCAAGACTTCTGCTGGTGGATTTTATGAAGTTGAGCTGATCAATGGAATGAAACTGAAAATGGGAAGAGGTTATTATAAAGAATTAAAATCCAAATTATAA
- a CDS encoding 7TM diverse intracellular signaling domain-containing protein, which translates to MPFFRLTLLFFLFGIHSLSALPTQSRFITFLKTGTGEYPIGLHMEILTLTPDNQLNFEAVRKSNLFSESKSLSPNFGFTKNVYWVRFELQNESNERDWYIHVSYPLLDKIEFYEMKEKTWKQVVTGDSYVFSERPLEEKSFIFPVKLQPKKNNTYYFRFESEGTVQFPITVYSHVRFLKLKEKENLSLGIYYGILFVLVIYNLILLFMLRDFGYLYYLLYISLYGLSQSVLNGLAFQIFWPNSPHWANISLPFVGGFSLFWGLQFTRSFLNTKKNTPTWDKIIYVLMGLMLFLMLSSFLFSYYVNIYLLASLVISFAISVFLVAVVCWDKGYKPARYFLIAWVALLFGVGIYSLKGFGILPANIFTEYGLQAGSAIEMCLLSLGLAYKIKLANSEKNKAERRMVSYKVKLQDAKLISSRLEVELLKNNIHPHFLLNSINATIIWLDEDPETAKQLLTALSDELRAILKLTNKKTISVSEEVNICKRYLEIMSLRKESKFEFKTEGVSPKDMIPPIVLLTLVENGVTHGYQGKNSGVFTLKKKKEKNKTKYILFNDGLPTTKSDSLGTGIKYIKSRLQEAFPNKWDFHSKVVTGGWENTITLTE; encoded by the coding sequence ATGCCTTTCTTTCGACTAACATTGTTGTTTTTTTTATTTGGAATTCATTCTCTTTCTGCACTTCCCACCCAATCTCGGTTTATAACTTTTTTAAAAACGGGAACTGGAGAATATCCTATTGGACTCCATATGGAAATCCTTACTCTAACGCCTGATAATCAGTTAAATTTTGAGGCAGTGCGAAAATCAAATCTCTTTTCTGAAAGTAAGTCTTTATCTCCCAATTTCGGATTCACAAAGAATGTGTATTGGGTTCGTTTCGAACTTCAAAATGAATCTAACGAAAGAGATTGGTACATTCATGTTTCTTATCCATTATTAGATAAAATTGAATTTTATGAGATGAAAGAAAAAACTTGGAAACAGGTCGTTACGGGAGATTCCTATGTTTTTTCAGAGAGACCCTTGGAAGAAAAGAGCTTTATCTTTCCTGTGAAACTCCAACCCAAAAAAAATAATACATATTACTTTCGGTTTGAGAGTGAGGGAACGGTTCAATTTCCTATTACCGTATATTCGCATGTACGATTTTTAAAACTAAAAGAAAAAGAAAATTTATCTCTTGGAATTTATTACGGAATTTTATTCGTTCTCGTAATTTATAATTTAATTCTTTTATTTATGCTAAGGGATTTCGGTTATTTATATTATCTTTTATACATTAGTTTGTATGGTTTATCTCAATCAGTTCTGAACGGACTAGCATTCCAAATATTTTGGCCAAATTCGCCACATTGGGCAAATATCAGTTTGCCATTTGTGGGTGGTTTTTCATTATTTTGGGGACTTCAGTTCACTAGAAGTTTTTTAAATACAAAGAAAAATACTCCAACTTGGGATAAAATCATATATGTATTAATGGGATTGATGTTGTTTTTGATGTTATCATCTTTTCTTTTTTCCTATTATGTAAATATATATTTATTAGCGTCTCTTGTGATTTCATTTGCAATTTCTGTTTTTCTTGTTGCCGTTGTTTGTTGGGACAAAGGATACAAACCAGCTCGTTATTTTCTAATAGCTTGGGTCGCTCTTCTCTTTGGTGTAGGAATTTATTCTTTGAAAGGTTTTGGGATTTTACCTGCAAATATATTCACTGAATACGGATTACAGGCAGGTTCTGCCATTGAGATGTGTTTACTATCTTTAGGGCTTGCGTATAAAATCAAACTTGCTAATTCGGAAAAGAATAAAGCAGAAAGGAGAATGGTTTCCTATAAAGTCAAACTTCAGGATGCAAAATTAATTTCTTCTCGTTTGGAAGTTGAGTTGTTAAAAAACAATATCCATCCTCATTTTTTATTAAACTCCATCAATGCAACCATCATTTGGTTGGATGAAGATCCTGAAACGGCAAAACAATTATTAACTGCCTTATCTGACGAATTAAGAGCCATTTTAAAATTAACCAATAAAAAAACAATTTCCGTTAGCGAAGAAGTAAACATTTGTAAACGTTATTTGGAGATTATGAGTTTGCGAAAAGAGTCAAAGTTTGAGTTTAAAACTGAAGGTGTTAGTCCTAAGGATATGATTCCTCCTATTGTTCTTTTGACTTTGGTGGAAAACGGAGTTACTCATGGTTACCAAGGAAAAAATTCTGGAGTTTTTACTTTAAAGAAGAAAAAAGAAAAAAATAAGACCAAATATATTTTGTTTAATGATGGCCTTCCCACCACAAAATCAGATTCTCTAGGTACAGGAATCAAATATATCAAATCACGACTTCAAGAGGCATTTCCTAATAAATGGGACTTCCATTCGAAAGTGGTCACTGGCGGTTGGGAGAATACCATTACACTCACTGAGTGA